TTAGAAAGGAAAAAGCGTGCAAACAGAACTACTAATCTGTTAATCGAACTTCTGGGTTAGTTTAATTTTTGTTGGAATTGAATGACCAGGTTTGGACTGAGACAGACTCAGTTATTTGAtgtcattctctgcctcagaaggcagtggaggccaattctctgaatgcattcaagagagagctagatagagctcttaagaatagcgtagtcagggggtatggggagaaggcaggaacggggtactgattgagaatgatcagccatgatcacattgaatggtggtgctggctcgaagggccgaatggcctcctcctgcacctattgtctattgtctacagaaaGTGCTGTTCACAACCATGCCTTGCACTGTCCGAGAATGGTAAGTATCAGTGGACTGAGCAATAATCTGTTTCAAAAGAACAACAAAAACACTTTGTAGAAATAAAGGACTGCTGATGCAAGTTAAtagacaaaaagacacaaagtgctggagtaattcatcaggtcaggcagcatctctggagaacatggacaggtggcgttctgaagaagggtctccacccgaaaattcacctatccatgttcaccagggaagctacttgatctgttgagttactccagcactttgtgtccttttgtaaaaATTAGTTTAACGGTTATAGCTTTTTTTTCCAGGAGTGGCTGTGATTAAAATGCAGAAGCTTCCTGTTAACAGTCTCAGCCTGGAATTTCTCACGGAGTTTGCAATTAGCATGGAAAAGCTGGAGATGGATCGAGAATGTCGTGGTGTGATTCTCACTTCTGTACGTATGATCAATAACTCTGCTTTACTGAATCATGGAATGATACACCATGATGACTATGCAGACTCATTAGTAGCTACCAAATTAATCAGACTCATGTGCACTTTTCTCCTACATCTATTCATCTAGGAAACATCTAATTCCCATTTAATTGGTATGATTGAACCTACCTTTTGCATAATTTTGTTTTGTGCATTTCACATCACGCCAACACGTGTAAAGCagatgtagaaacatggaactgcacatgcaggtttataaaaaaggacactaagtgctggagtaactctgcaggtcaggcagcacctctagagaacatggataggtacaaagtgctagagtaactcagtgggtcatggagCATCTCTGTGGAACACGTATAGGTGTTGTTTCGGTTCGAAATGGATGTCCTCTGGGAAAGAAGAGTAGGAGAATTAAGAACCAGATGatgttggtttaaggtgagaggagaaagatttaataggaactggaggggcaacttttttcacacagagggtatgtggaatgagctgccagaggtggttgaggcaggttactataacaacatttaaaatacatttagacaggcgcatggataggaaagggatatgggccaaacgcgggcaggtgggactagcataggtagagttgtagagtcatacagtatggaacgggcccttcggcccaacttgccgatgctgccaagatgccccgtctacactaatctcaccttCCCATGATGCATCTTGCTCGACGTGGACAAGtttggtcgaaaggcctgtttccgtgctgtttgtctCCATAATTCTGATAGGCACATATCCACATGGTAATGAGATTACTGCTATTTTGAATTAACGATGTGGCACTAATGTGTAAAATGAGGAATTGAATCTTCAAGTGAAATCACACAAGTTGATCCAAATAAACTTCCCATGTGCTTGAACTGTTCCATATTTTGGAAAGCTGAAATGTAATTGTGCTTTAATTGTAGTCTATTCCCAACATCTTTTCTGCTGGTTTGGATATCACCGAGATGTATGGGAAGTCCCTAGAGCATACGGGGGAGTTCTGGCGCGCAGTGCAGGAGATGTGGTTGAAGCTGTACGGATCCAGCCTGGTGACCATCGCTGCCATCAATGTAAGTGGCACAGCCGTCTttccattgaattgaattgaatacattttattagccaagaatgtatatatacaaggaatttgccttggtgctttgctcgcaaggataataacgcgatatacagtagacaattaaaaataaaacataatttaaacatgtgaagactgaaataaaataccagagcaaaaggaggctacagacttttggctgttgagtagagctactgctcgtgggaaaaaaactgtttttatgtctggctgtggctgctttgacagtccggagtcgccttgcagagggaagtgcttcaaagagtttgtggcctgggtgagaggggtcagagatgatcttgcccgctcgcttcctggcccttgcagtgtactgtTCGTCAATGGggcgaaggttgcagccaacaaccttctcggctgatcgaacgatgcgctgcagcctccagatgtcgtgcttggtggctgagccaaaccagaccatgatggagaaggtgaggacagactctatgatggcagtgtaaaactggaccatcattgcctgtggcagatttagGGACAATGAAACTGAAACATGAAGCTTGACAGATGCACATTCATTTAGGCACCTCACTTTCATCATTTATTTGCAAAGTCAAACAGATTTTGGACCTTATTTGAATGGATTAGCGCCCAGTGTCTACATTACAGATACTTGGAAGGGACTAAAAAGTGCAGAGatataacaaaaacagaaaatgctggacacagtcagcaggtcaggctgcatctgtggagagagagaagcagagccAACATTTCAGATGGGACACCCACTGTAAGAACTGAAAAGATGACAAAAGAAAGTCGCAAAACTGTAGAGAGGGGAATGATAAGGTGAAACTGGGGtgaccactgatgctgcctgacccattcagtttctccagcatcttgttCTTTAAACCTAGATTTTGTACTTATGGTTCTGATTGGAACGTGAGTACACCTTGAGTCAAAACCAACAGTGCTATCAGCAGAGGCACGGCATTCTgtcgctctctgtctctctgttcatAACTGCCTTGTATGACAGACTTTTATTCTTAAAAGCAACGAATGTAATTAAAAAGTAACATTTGTTTGGCTGTGCTGCTGTTGCAGTTGATGCAGTGGGTGatagtgatcacagtgaatggcagtgctggtgcaatgggctgaatggcctactcttccacctattgtctagtgtaagGTGTGATGCTGCCGTGTCTGTTGTGAATTGCAGGGAGCCAGCCCAGCTGGGGGATGTCTCATGGCCATGTCATGCGACTACCGAATCATGGCAGATCACCCAAAGTATCAAATCGGCTTGAACGAGACAAAGCTGGGGATTGTTGCACCATTCTGGTATGTTGTCACGCAGTCCTCCGCTGAACTTTACACACCTGTCTCTACCCTGCAGCCACCGCCTCCCATCTTCCTGCAtggctccatctgcccaccaCGTTCTCCCTCACCTAGTTCCATGTGATGCCAGCCAGCTCCTGCCTCCCCCCCTTGCCCTCACCTCTTCACGCTCTCTCCCTTCCTTGTTCTCAGTCCTTGGCCCGAAATGTCGagttcctttgcctccacagatgtagcCAAACCCTCTGTCTGCCTCATCAGTTTATTTATGTGCCATTTATTAAATAGCGTATGGATTTTGGTTAATGTGGCTCTTTCTCCATGTCATTGCCAAAGGCTCAAGGACACCATGACAAACACCATAGGGAAGCGGGCAACCGAGCATTCCCTGCAAGTTGGCCTCTTGTACCCTGCCCCAGAGGCTTTGAAAATCGGACTTGTCGACCACCTCGCACCACAGGATAAAGTTATGCCAACTGCTTTAAGCACCATGTCAGAATGGTTGACTATTCCAGGTAAAACTAGTTTGACTTTATAAATCATAAAATAGTTCTGATGATTTTTGTTTTTCAGGAAGATCTTATTTTATTCCTGCACAAAATTAAAGAACAATGTGTGCACAAGAAAGTGTGCTGAAAATGTGATCGGTGTCGTTAGAAATGATAACGTAACTGTCTAAATTGGAAAAACAAACAATTTGTTATTTTGGCTGTGCATTTTGTGATCTTTTCACATTGAGGAAGCCTTTAAAATGTCCGTGGTGCCATTATAATTCAGCCTCTATGTTCTTTATGTGCAGAACACATTTTGCTTGCCAAAATTAACAACTGCACTTGGCTGCAATAACATGTGCCCAGAATGCCATGTGCTACACCAGTTAGGGGCAATATAATTAGCTGCCATACTTGagacagcgcctcctgtagatcccttcgatagtaCCGAGGtctgtacccgtgatggaccgggcaggatTAGGTGAATTTAGTGAATTACACATAGCTTGACTGGCAAGTCTTAATGTAAGACATTATTAGCTTGAATGTGCTTTTTACTCCTGTGTCCCAATGTTATTTAAATTAACAGATTATTTGGAGTCAGGTTTTGGCCTTCCGTTCCTTCACAGATCAGTTACCTTTTCAAATCGTTTACCTTGCAGATCACGCTCGGCAGATCACTAAGGCCATGATGCGGAAGCCAACACTCGATCGGCTTTTGACTCAACGGGAATCAGATATACAAAATTTTGTCAATTTTATCAGCAAAGATTCTATTCAGAAATCGCTTGAGATGTACATGGGGATGCTGAGACAAAGAAAAGGTTAAGTTACCATGTCCTCATGCAGGGTAGCTCAACTTACTGGACAATAACTCCTAGGACTCTCTTAATATCTAATAGCACTTCTTTACTTTAATTATTCCAAAAGATTTGGGAATGTTTCTGTTATGCTATCAATGACATTTTTAAGCCTTTTCAAAATGACTACAAGACAGACCGGATTTATATCCAGACCTTTGCAATATAAAATATGTAAGTGCCTAAATCTGTGCCAGTCTCTTGATTGTGCAGTTTAATCAAGGATAATACATTTTTTGTTGGATGCCTCAGCACtttaataataattaaaataatattttcatgttgtatctacTAATTTTACTTATTTGGTTGAATCTTTCGAAAGCAAGTCCGGGCAATAATTTGTGTATTTAGCATTTAAACTTT
This is a stretch of genomic DNA from Rhinoraja longicauda isolate Sanriku21f chromosome 21, sRhiLon1.1, whole genome shotgun sequence. It encodes these proteins:
- the LOC144603839 gene encoding enoyl-CoA delta isomerase 1, mitochondrial-like isoform X2; translated protein: MTVELDNNTGVAVIKMQKLPVNSLSLEFLTEFAISMEKLEMDRECRGVILTSSIPNIFSAGLDITEMYGKSLEHTGEFWRAVQEMWLKLYGSSLVTIAAINGASPAGGCLMAMSCDYRIMADHPKYQIGLNETKLGIVAPFWLKDTMTNTIGKRATEHSLQVGLLYPAPEALKIGLVDHLAPQDKVMPTALSTMSEWLTIPDHARQITKAMMRKPTLDRLLTQRESDIQNFVNFISKDSIQKSLEMYMGMLRQRKG
- the LOC144603839 gene encoding enoyl-CoA delta isomerase 1, mitochondrial-like isoform X1; translation: MAAALAARGPGTGRTSFYGITKLLYKHGRILCQLPCKSSSQRRSFTNKNMTVELDNNTGVAVIKMQKLPVNSLSLEFLTEFAISMEKLEMDRECRGVILTSSIPNIFSAGLDITEMYGKSLEHTGEFWRAVQEMWLKLYGSSLVTIAAINGASPAGGCLMAMSCDYRIMADHPKYQIGLNETKLGIVAPFWLKDTMTNTIGKRATEHSLQVGLLYPAPEALKIGLVDHLAPQDKVMPTALSTMSEWLTIPDHARQITKAMMRKPTLDRLLTQRESDIQNFVNFISKDSIQKSLEMYMGMLRQRKG